Proteins encoded together in one Prochlorococcus marinus str. MIT 9211 window:
- the pyrE gene encoding orotate phosphoribosyltransferase: MNPIAQSKDSSREKLLSLLASNAYRHGTFTLSSGKKSNHYVNCKPVTLSGFGLVLLSDLFLPHVEEDSIAVAGLTLGADPLVSGLAMAAAQQERTLNALIVRKEPKGHGTEAWIEGPLPPKGSVITVLEDVVTTGGSSLKAVSQISKAGYKVNRILAIVDRQEGAAMEIQKSGLLLISLFNLDELVQRAKDISS; encoded by the coding sequence ATGAATCCAATTGCACAATCTAAAGACTCTTCAAGAGAAAAGCTTTTAAGCCTGCTTGCCTCTAATGCTTATAGGCATGGCACATTCACCTTGTCTTCAGGTAAAAAGAGTAACCATTATGTAAATTGCAAGCCTGTAACACTTAGTGGATTTGGCCTCGTATTGTTAAGCGATTTATTCCTTCCTCATGTTGAAGAAGACTCTATCGCTGTTGCGGGCCTTACGTTAGGAGCAGATCCTTTGGTTAGCGGCTTAGCAATGGCTGCTGCTCAACAAGAAAGGACACTTAATGCCTTAATTGTGAGGAAAGAGCCTAAAGGACATGGGACTGAGGCTTGGATTGAAGGACCTCTTCCTCCAAAAGGATCTGTGATCACTGTTCTAGAGGATGTTGTAACTACTGGAGGCTCTTCTCTTAAAGCAGTTTCGCAAATTTCGAAAGCAGGTTATAAAGTTAATAGGATTCTTGCAATTGTTGATAGGCAAGAGGGTGCTGCTATGGAAATACAAAAATCAGGTTTGCTGCTTATCAGTCTTTTTAACCTTGATGAGCTTGTCCAGAGAGCCAAAGACATATCGAGTTGA
- a CDS encoding folate-binding protein YgfZ has product MNFPNSFFWKAALPRFRLNGRGSRKFLQGQTTAEIIHPEGNHKYLRTCWLSPTGRLKALLEVRFIDQDAEVVVLGGNSQKLLNGFDQVIFPSDQVEIQSIGFIQRVQELSYKKTWGECYVEWLLPSESTSSVFDGFQPANKNQIEEWRIRQGLPIGLGELNEKTNPFELGLSNLINLNKGCYLGQETMAKLKNNSLLKQQLRFWEINKEMTSDDTLVGNYLEIGGDKAGYITSSMQIEDGKTIGLALIRRKYISEKLLFIADTSISLEVTSPIGFVDFLI; this is encoded by the coding sequence TTGAATTTCCCAAACTCTTTTTTTTGGAAAGCAGCTCTACCTCGATTTCGATTAAATGGTCGAGGTAGTAGAAAGTTCTTGCAAGGGCAAACAACTGCTGAAATAATCCATCCCGAGGGAAATCATAAATATTTAAGAACTTGCTGGCTTTCGCCGACTGGGAGGCTTAAAGCATTATTAGAGGTTAGATTCATCGACCAAGATGCTGAGGTGGTTGTACTTGGAGGGAACAGTCAAAAATTATTAAATGGATTTGATCAAGTTATTTTCCCTTCGGATCAGGTTGAGATTCAATCTATAGGTTTTATTCAAAGAGTTCAGGAGCTCTCTTATAAAAAAACTTGGGGTGAATGTTATGTCGAATGGCTTTTGCCTTCTGAATCTACAAGTTCTGTTTTTGATGGATTTCAGCCTGCCAATAAAAATCAAATTGAAGAATGGAGAATTAGACAGGGTCTGCCTATTGGTCTTGGAGAATTAAACGAGAAAACTAACCCTTTCGAGCTAGGACTGTCTAATTTAATCAATCTAAATAAGGGGTGTTATTTAGGACAAGAAACTATGGCAAAATTAAAAAATAATTCATTATTAAAACAACAATTGCGTTTTTGGGAGATTAATAAAGAAATGACTTCTGATGATACTTTGGTTGGGAATTACCTAGAAATAGGCGGGGATAAAGCAGGCTACATTACTTCATCTATGCAAATAGAAGATGGTAAGACTATTGGACTTGCTTTGATAAGAAGAAAGTACATCTCTGAGAAGTTATTATTTATTGCAGACACGTCTATTTCATTAGAAGTAACTTCACCGATAGGATTTGTAGATTTCTTAATATAG